The Nocardioides sp. S-1144 genome includes a region encoding these proteins:
- a CDS encoding DUF3618 domain-containing protein, translating into MSDSNDPEAIQADIERTRADLAATVDQLTGRLQERKTQAKDLGVKVAAGGAAVLLLVVVVRVVRSRRSS; encoded by the coding sequence ATGAGTGACTCCAACGACCCCGAGGCCATCCAGGCCGACATCGAGCGCACCCGCGCCGACCTCGCCGCCACCGTCGACCAGCTGACCGGGCGGCTACAGGAGCGCAAGACGCAGGCCAAGGACCTCGGGGTGAAGGTGGCCGCCGGTGGCGCCGCCGTCCTCCTGCTCGTCGTGGTCGTGCGCGTCGTCCGGTCGAGGCGGTCGTCGTGA
- a CDS encoding phage holin family protein, with protein MSHPQQPAGQPGEATSTGELISRLSDQSSQLIRDEIRLAQAETAQKVKHGVTGIAGFGVAGLLALYGVLGLLATAVLGLAEVLPAWLSALIVSVVVLAAAAVAALLGKKEMGEVGGVAPTRAVEGVKQDVDTLKGGHHE; from the coding sequence ATGAGTCATCCCCAGCAGCCGGCCGGTCAGCCCGGCGAGGCCACCAGCACCGGGGAGCTGATCTCCCGGCTCTCGGACCAGTCGAGCCAGCTGATCCGTGACGAGATCCGCCTGGCCCAGGCCGAGACCGCGCAGAAGGTCAAGCACGGCGTCACCGGCATCGCGGGCTTCGGCGTCGCCGGGCTGCTCGCGCTGTACGGCGTCCTCGGGTTGCTCGCGACCGCCGTCCTGGGTCTGGCCGAGGTGCTGCCCGCCTGGCTCTCGGCGCTGATCGTGTCGGTGGTCGTCCTGGCCGCCGCGGCGGTCGCCGCGCTGCTCGGCAAGAAGGAGATGGGCGAGGTCGGGGGAGTCGCCCCCACCCGGGCCGTCGAGGGCGTCAAGCAGGACGTCGACACGTTGAAGGGCGGACACCATGAGTGA
- a CDS encoding Dps family protein: protein MATSTGKLRYTTPGIPTEDAERVVELLQGRLHATNDLHLTLKHVHWNVVGPHFIAVHEMIDPQVDEVRAFSDSLAERIATLGGSPQGTPGVLVAERTWEEYSIGRATTQEHLGALDLVYQGVITSYRDAIKELEELDVVSQDMLIGQTDKLELFHWFVRAHLEDKSGALSTAGAGSEQEAASAAAE, encoded by the coding sequence ATGGCTACTAGCACCGGCAAGCTCCGATACACCACCCCCGGCATCCCGACCGAGGACGCCGAGCGGGTCGTCGAACTGCTGCAGGGGCGGCTCCACGCCACCAACGACCTGCACCTGACCCTCAAGCACGTCCACTGGAACGTCGTGGGCCCGCACTTCATCGCCGTCCACGAGATGATCGACCCGCAGGTCGACGAGGTCCGCGCCTTCAGCGACTCGCTGGCCGAGCGGATCGCGACCCTCGGCGGCTCCCCGCAGGGCACGCCCGGCGTGCTGGTCGCGGAGCGCACCTGGGAGGAGTACTCCATCGGTCGCGCGACCACGCAGGAGCACCTCGGCGCCCTCGACCTCGTCTACCAGGGCGTGATCACCAGCTACCGCGACGCGATCAAGGAGCTCGAGGAGCTCGACGTCGTCAGCCAGGACATGCTCATCGGGCAGACCGACAAGCTCGAGCTGTTCCACTGGTTCGTCCGCGCGCACCTCGAGGACAAGAGCGGCGCGCTCAGCACCGCCGGCGCCGGCTCCGAGCAGGAAGCCGCCAGCGCCGCGGCCGAGTGA